From Treponema sp. OMZ 787:
CTATTTGCTTTTACTTCTTTTTAGTGATTTTATTTAATTGTTATACTTCGACAAACTGGGATTTGTCTAAAATACTTCGCATATCATCGAAGCTTGTTCATAGAAATTTTTTCCTACCGATTTATATTCTTCAGAAAAAAAGCTGTCATGAACATCTCTCCAATACCGATAGATCCTATCTTCCTCTCCTTCATGCCATGCATGTTCTGTTGTAATTAATTTATAAGGCATTATATCCACCATTCCGAGGTCAGTTCCCCTTCCTGAATCAATGGGTTTAAACTCTTTTCAGCCTCTATTACAAAATCATTTTTCTTCCGGGACATTTTTCAATATATATTTACTTACCAAATAACCGATAGAAGCAAGTACAATTCCAACACCCGCAAAAGAGGCCAAGGCAATAAAGTAGCCTGAAATCTTACTTGTATCAAACCATCCGCTGTATAATAAAGCCGGATAAACGGTACAAAGCATAGCTATAGTATGAAGAGTGATTTTTTTCTTAACGCTCCAAACATCA
This genomic window contains:
- a CDS encoding DUF3021 family protein — its product is MKLKRKVIRSGLLRGGILLIIMGIGTYFTYKSGDLKQFRMMVAITIISASVSGFSALYDYDVWSVKKKITLHTIAMLCTVYPALLYSGWFDTSKISGYFIALASFAGVGIVLASIGYLVSKYILKNVPEEK
- a CDS encoding ASCH domain-containing protein, producing the protein MPYKLITTEHAWHEGEEDRIYRYWRDVHDSFFSEEYKSVGKNFYEQASMICEVF